A single Paraburkholderia sp. D15 DNA region contains:
- a CDS encoding 2-oxoglutarate and iron-dependent oxygenase domain-containing protein, producing the protein MPVTHIPIIDLAGVRAGDPHAMQRVAREIRAACTTIGFFYIVNHGVPQASIDAAQHAARTFFAFAPETKRRAAVNHRHRGFNALGDATMYQAKRPDYKEFFSIGLELPEDDPDVLAGQALRGPNNWPDFMPQLRPALYGYYEAVGACGADLLRAVAASLGVAEDFFAPRYTKRMQRTQMVYYPPQPPQSDADQFGVAPHTDYGCITLLWQDQVGGLQVREIANDTWVDAPPVEGSFVVNVGDLLARWTNDRFRSTLHRVINASGRERYSIATFYDPTYGALVDPRDLGARDDEVKYPPVAAGDYILGRINDSMGYRKKRAQEASTGSE; encoded by the coding sequence ATGCCTGTGACCCATATTCCGATCATCGATCTCGCCGGCGTGCGCGCGGGCGATCCACACGCCATGCAACGCGTGGCGCGTGAAATCCGCGCTGCGTGCACGACGATCGGCTTCTTCTACATCGTCAATCACGGGGTGCCGCAAGCGTCGATCGATGCCGCGCAGCACGCTGCGCGCACGTTCTTCGCGTTTGCGCCGGAGACCAAACGGCGCGCGGCGGTCAATCACCGGCATCGCGGTTTCAATGCGTTGGGCGATGCGACCATGTACCAGGCCAAGCGTCCCGACTACAAGGAGTTCTTCAGCATCGGCCTCGAACTGCCGGAGGACGATCCCGACGTGCTCGCCGGTCAGGCCTTGCGCGGGCCGAACAACTGGCCGGACTTCATGCCGCAGTTGCGCCCCGCGCTGTATGGCTATTACGAGGCGGTTGGCGCATGCGGCGCCGATCTGTTGCGCGCGGTCGCGGCGAGTCTCGGCGTGGCGGAAGATTTCTTCGCACCGCGCTACACGAAGCGGATGCAGCGCACGCAGATGGTCTACTATCCGCCGCAGCCGCCCCAATCGGACGCCGATCAGTTCGGCGTCGCGCCGCATACGGACTACGGTTGCATCACGCTGCTGTGGCAGGATCAGGTGGGCGGCCTGCAGGTGCGCGAGATCGCCAACGATACGTGGGTCGATGCGCCGCCGGTCGAAGGCAGCTTCGTGGTGAACGTCGGCGATCTGCTCGCGCGCTGGACCAACGACCGCTTTCGCTCGACGCTGCATCGCGTGATCAACGCATCGGGACGCGAGCGCTATTCGATCGCGACGTTCTACGATCCCACCTACGGCGCGCTCGTCGATCCGCGCGATCTCGGTGCACGGGACGACGAGGTCAAGTACCCGCCGGTTGCGGCGGGCGACTATATTCTCGGGCGCATCAACGACTCGATGGGTTACCGGAAAAAACGCGCGCAGGAAGCGAGCACCGGCAGCGAATGA
- a CDS encoding transporter substrate-binding domain-containing protein, with amino-acid sequence MRIPAGWKCRLVMLALCAASVAAHAEDQLAKVKKAGELVVGTEMQFAPFDFLENGQQAGFNKDLFAEVGKEMGVKVRFIDLPWPSVLPGLEAGKFDMVGGPLTVTKARMERYTYTLPVADATDALLKRANDSALKQSSDIAGKTVGAGKGSAQLDQLKAYVATLPKAPEIREYVDNNQAYADLAAGRIAAVANSMTNIAYVAKQRPETFAVVQPPFGAKVYFAYCLRKDADSKPLADAFNAALVKMHNDGRLATLQKKWFGVAMDAPTTMPTPNY; translated from the coding sequence ATGCGTATCCCTGCAGGCTGGAAGTGTCGTCTCGTGATGCTGGCGTTGTGCGCGGCGAGCGTCGCCGCGCATGCGGAAGACCAGCTCGCCAAAGTGAAGAAAGCCGGCGAACTGGTGGTGGGCACCGAGATGCAATTCGCCCCGTTCGACTTCCTCGAAAACGGTCAGCAGGCCGGCTTCAATAAAGACCTGTTCGCCGAGGTCGGCAAGGAAATGGGCGTGAAGGTGCGCTTCATCGACCTGCCGTGGCCGAGCGTGCTGCCCGGACTCGAAGCCGGCAAGTTCGACATGGTGGGCGGCCCGCTCACCGTCACCAAGGCGCGCATGGAACGCTACACGTACACGCTGCCCGTCGCGGATGCCACCGACGCGCTGCTCAAGCGCGCCAACGACAGCGCCCTCAAGCAATCGTCGGATATCGCCGGCAAGACCGTGGGCGCGGGCAAGGGTTCGGCCCAGCTCGATCAATTGAAGGCCTACGTCGCCACCTTGCCGAAGGCGCCGGAAATTCGCGAGTACGTCGACAACAACCAGGCCTACGCCGACCTCGCGGCCGGCCGGATCGCGGCCGTCGCGAATTCCATGACCAATATCGCGTACGTCGCCAAGCAGCGGCCGGAAACCTTCGCGGTGGTGCAGCCGCCGTTCGGCGCGAAGGTGTACTTCGCCTACTGCCTGCGTAAGGACGCGGACAGCAAGCCGCTCGCCGATGCATTCAACGCCGCGCTCGTGAAGATGCACAACGACGGCCGCCTCGCGACGCTGCAGAAGAAATGGTTCGGTGTGGCGATGGATGCGCCCACCACCATGCCGACGCCGAACTACTGA
- a CDS encoding amino acid ABC transporter permease — MFSTTVFVQGLPLLLHAALATIGISLTGLAIGFFVAIGVCAARLSPNRAARLSGGAYVFFFRGVPMLVQLLLVYYLLPFAGINVSPLVAAISAVSLCSASYIAEILRGGFLNVPPGHLEAARMLGLSPFDMLRRILVPQAFRSTLPSLVNEMVLLIKASSLISVVGVAELTRTAQNIAASTYRPLEAYVAAGLIYFVICGTLALLAHAAEYRLQHA, encoded by the coding sequence ATGTTCAGCACCACGGTCTTCGTTCAGGGTTTGCCGCTGCTGCTGCATGCGGCGCTCGCCACCATCGGCATCTCGCTGACGGGACTCGCGATCGGCTTCTTCGTCGCGATCGGCGTGTGCGCGGCGCGGCTCTCGCCGAATCGCGCCGCGCGACTGTCCGGCGGCGCTTACGTGTTCTTCTTTCGCGGCGTGCCGATGCTGGTGCAACTGCTGCTGGTGTACTACCTGCTGCCGTTCGCGGGCATCAACGTATCGCCGCTCGTCGCCGCCATCAGCGCGGTCTCGCTGTGCTCCGCGTCGTATATCGCCGAGATTCTGCGTGGCGGTTTTCTCAACGTGCCGCCAGGTCATCTCGAAGCCGCGCGCATGCTCGGTCTCTCGCCGTTCGACATGCTGCGGCGCATTCTCGTGCCGCAGGCCTTCCGTTCGACGCTGCCTTCGCTAGTGAACGAAATGGTGCTGCTGATCAAGGCTTCGTCGCTGATCTCGGTGGTCGGCGTGGCCGAGTTGACGCGTACCGCGCAGAACATCGCGGCGAGTACGTATAGGCCGCTCGAAGCGTATGTCGCCGCCGGGCTGATCTACTTCGTGATCTGCGGCACGCTCGCGCTGCTCGCGCACGCCGCCGAATACCGGTTGCAGCACGCCTGA